A region of Candidatus Krumholzibacteriia bacterium DNA encodes the following proteins:
- a CDS encoding DUF58 domain-containing protein, with product MRGTTLPGGRRDSGPQEEARSPLLQSGTASRRESVAAPTTPRRRARRTLGRRPSSRGAIPAEVLQKVRRLEIQMKHLVNDIFSGEYHSVFKGRGMEFAEVREYTPGDDIRAIDWNVTARLGAPYVKKFAEERELTVMLAVDLSASGTFGSGKQLKRDLAAEVGAILAFSAVRNNDKVGCVLFTDDVELFVPPLKGRQHTLRLVRELLYFQPEGRGTNLGAALEFLAQVLKRKAVVFLISDFLDPGFETPLSVVSRRHDVVPITITDAREEQLPAVDLVELVDAETGQRLLVDAGSAEVRARFERRSRMVRAWRERIFRRHALDAIDLRTDAPYVLPLMAYFRKRARRY from the coding sequence ATGCGAGGTACGACCCTGCCAGGAGGACGTCGCGACTCGGGACCTCAGGAGGAGGCCAGGAGTCCGCTGCTCCAGAGCGGCACCGCCAGCCGCCGGGAGAGCGTCGCCGCTCCCACCACGCCGCGGCGCCGCGCCCGCCGCACGCTCGGGCGGCGCCCCAGCAGCCGTGGCGCCATTCCCGCCGAGGTGTTGCAGAAGGTGCGGCGCCTCGAGATCCAGATGAAGCACCTGGTGAACGACATTTTCTCCGGCGAATACCACAGCGTCTTCAAGGGCCGCGGCATGGAATTCGCCGAGGTGCGGGAATACACGCCGGGCGACGACATCCGCGCCATCGATTGGAACGTCACGGCGCGTCTGGGCGCGCCCTACGTCAAGAAGTTCGCCGAGGAACGCGAGCTCACCGTGATGCTGGCGGTGGACCTGTCGGCGTCGGGCACCTTCGGCTCGGGGAAGCAGCTCAAGCGCGACCTGGCGGCGGAGGTGGGGGCGATCCTGGCCTTCTCGGCGGTGCGCAACAACGACAAGGTGGGTTGCGTCCTCTTCACCGACGACGTGGAGCTGTTCGTGCCGCCGCTCAAGGGGCGGCAGCACACGTTGCGTCTCGTGCGCGAGTTGCTTTACTTCCAGCCCGAGGGGCGCGGCACCAACCTGGGGGCGGCGCTGGAATTCCTCGCCCAGGTGCTGAAGCGCAAAGCGGTGGTCTTTCTGATCTCGGATTTCCTGGACCCGGGTTTCGAGACACCTCTCTCCGTGGTCTCCCGCCGCCACGACGTGGTGCCCATCACCATCACCGACGCGCGCGAGGAGCAACTGCCGGCCGTGGATCTGGTGGAGCTCGTGGATGCCGAGACCGGCCAGCGGCTCCTGGTGGACGCCGGGAGCGCCGAGGTGCGGGCGCGCTTCGAACGGCGCTCACGCATGGTGCGGGCCTGGCGGGAGCGCATCTTCCGCCGCCACGCGCTCGATGCCATCGACCTGCGCACGGACGCGCCGTACGTGCTGCCGCTCATGGCCTATTTCCGCAAGCGCGCCCGCCGCTACTGA
- a CDS encoding MoxR family ATPase, with product MDSQIASLNERIKEESAFVDDLMHEIGKIIVGQRYMVERLVIGLLANGHVLLEGVPGLAKTLTVKTLAQVIRGKFQRIQFTPDLLPADLIGTLIYNQRDGVFTVKKGPIFANLILADEINRAPAKVQSALLEAMQERQVTIGDQTHTLDHPFLVLATQNPIEQEGTYPLPEAQIDRFMLKLRIGYPAKPEERQIMDRMAGDGPPAPNQVITPERITRAQQVVTRVYMDEKVKDYVLDIVFATREPEKYKVDVKHLIAYGASPRASIYLALAARAHAFVRGRGYVTPEDVKAIGMDVLRHRVITTYEAEAENVTSEEVLQRIFDVIEVP from the coding sequence ATGGACTCCCAGATCGCGAGCCTGAACGAGCGGATCAAGGAGGAATCGGCCTTCGTCGACGATCTCATGCACGAGATCGGCAAGATCATCGTCGGCCAGCGCTACATGGTGGAGCGGCTCGTCATCGGACTGCTGGCCAATGGCCATGTCCTACTCGAAGGCGTTCCGGGTCTGGCCAAGACCCTGACGGTGAAAACCCTGGCGCAAGTCATCCGAGGCAAGTTCCAGCGCATCCAGTTCACCCCCGATCTCCTGCCCGCCGACCTCATCGGCACGCTCATCTACAACCAGCGTGACGGCGTCTTCACCGTGAAGAAGGGACCGATCTTCGCCAACCTGATCTTGGCGGACGAGATCAATCGCGCCCCCGCCAAGGTGCAGAGCGCTCTCCTCGAGGCCATGCAAGAGCGGCAGGTGACGATCGGCGACCAGACCCACACCCTCGATCATCCCTTCCTGGTGCTGGCGACACAGAACCCCATCGAGCAGGAAGGCACCTACCCGCTTCCGGAGGCGCAGATCGACCGGTTCATGCTGAAGCTGCGCATTGGTTATCCCGCCAAGCCCGAGGAGCGGCAGATCATGGACCGCATGGCCGGCGACGGCCCGCCGGCGCCGAACCAGGTGATCACGCCGGAACGCATCACCCGGGCGCAACAGGTGGTGACGCGGGTGTACATGGACGAAAAGGTGAAGGACTACGTCCTCGACATCGTCTTCGCCACGCGAGAGCCGGAGAAGTACAAGGTAGACGTCAAACATCTGATCGCCTACGGCGCCTCGCCGCGGGCCAGCATCTACCTGGCGCTGGCGGCACGGGCGCACGCCTTCGTGCGCGGCCGCGGTTACGTGACGCCGGAAGACGTGAAGGCGATCGGCATGGACGTGCTGCGGCACCGGGTCATCACGACCTACGAGGCGGAGGCCGAGAACGTGACCTCCGAGGAGGTGCTGCAGCGCATCTTCGACGTGATCGAGGTGCCATGA
- a CDS encoding pyridoxal phosphate-dependent aminotransferase: MPISRKLKEHISEASWIRRMFEEGRALKARVGAQNVFDFSLGNPILEPPDEFFDALDEVVAERQPGQHQYMENVGYREVRQAVADRLGLESGLDYTADHVVMTVGAAGAMNVTLKTVLDPGDEVILLAPFFAEYRFYVDNHGGVARIVPTASDFDLDLAAIRAAVGPRTRAVVVNNPNNPTGRVYGHSSIEGLARLLQSKQKELGTTIYVITDEPYRAIVYDDVEVPIVATYYDNTILCTSHSKDLGLAGERIGHIAISPAATDSKELFDGMAFAIRTLGFVNAPALMQRVVVQIMGSTVDVEYYKRNRDVLYRELTGLGFTMTKPEGAFYLFPKSPLENDIDLVRHLQKHHILTVPGTGFGTPGYFRISYAVDHGIVERSLPVWKTAAAELGLEPRQIPVP; the protein is encoded by the coding sequence ATGCCCATTTCCAGGAAGCTCAAGGAACACATCAGCGAAGCTTCCTGGATCCGCCGCATGTTCGAGGAGGGGCGGGCGCTCAAGGCGCGGGTGGGGGCACAGAACGTCTTCGACTTCTCTCTCGGCAACCCCATCCTGGAGCCCCCGGACGAGTTCTTCGACGCTCTGGACGAGGTGGTAGCGGAACGGCAGCCAGGGCAACACCAGTACATGGAGAACGTCGGCTATCGCGAGGTACGCCAGGCGGTCGCCGATCGCCTGGGTCTGGAAAGCGGCCTCGACTACACCGCCGATCACGTGGTCATGACCGTGGGTGCCGCCGGCGCCATGAACGTCACCTTGAAGACGGTCCTCGACCCGGGCGACGAAGTGATCCTGCTGGCGCCGTTCTTCGCCGAGTACCGCTTCTACGTGGACAACCACGGCGGGGTGGCGCGGATCGTGCCGACCGCCAGCGATTTCGATCTCGATCTCGCCGCCATCCGGGCCGCCGTCGGTCCCCGGACCCGCGCGGTGGTGGTGAACAATCCCAACAACCCCACGGGCCGGGTCTACGGGCACAGCTCCATCGAGGGTCTGGCGCGCTTGCTGCAGAGCAAACAGAAGGAACTGGGCACCACGATCTACGTCATCACCGACGAGCCCTATCGTGCCATCGTCTACGACGACGTGGAAGTCCCCATCGTCGCCACCTACTACGACAACACGATCCTTTGCACCTCGCACTCCAAGGATCTGGGCCTCGCCGGCGAGCGCATCGGCCACATCGCCATTTCGCCGGCCGCGACCGACAGCAAGGAGCTCTTCGATGGCATGGCCTTCGCCATCCGGACACTGGGCTTCGTCAACGCGCCCGCCCTCATGCAGCGCGTCGTCGTGCAGATCATGGGTTCCACCGTGGACGTGGAATACTACAAGCGCAACCGCGATGTCCTCTACCGCGAGCTCACCGGCCTCGGCTTCACCATGACCAAGCCCGAAGGCGCCTTCTACCTCTTCCCGAAATCACCTCTGGAGAACGATATCGACCTGGTGCGCCACCTGCAGAAGCACCACATCCTCACCGTTCCCGGCACGGGCTTCGGCACCCCAGGTTACTTCCGCATCTCCTACGCAGTGGATCACGGCATCGTCGAGCGCTCGCTGCCGGTGTGGAAAACCGCCGCCGCCGAGCTCGGCCTGGAGCCGAGGCAGATCCCCGTCCCCTAG